From one Peredibacter starrii genomic stretch:
- a CDS encoding aromatic ring-hydroxylating dioxygenase subunit alpha yields the protein MKEMLFEINQTTQPIRPHKVFNNWDVVAKGWYVVCKSKDLKKGKALPIKICGHELALYRTESGKAHALDKFCPHMGMSLAEGKVQGENLTCIFHEWQFNSEGKCVDIPCLKKKVENGKSVNSYPVEEKYGFIWVYSDKEASGQVFEIDELKGKEILFTDLKPFRRIAHPHITMMNSIDEQHMRSVHKLPLDLDVAIQEEGTRFKVTFTGKVLDQSLSGKIQKFFLGDKWKSSVLFVDGCLGLLTIMIDLKLFKKFPLPCGYFIFSQTFSQKGETVVWPIMVTEKRKGLHGFLFSWALIRVHKVLMWFLAFQDGRVIYKNLRFNHSGLLPEIDNASARWISFVNRVIKPSIWSRSRIGEQKEVVQEDEAVNA from the coding sequence ATGAAAGAAATGCTTTTTGAAATCAATCAAACGACCCAACCAATCCGTCCACATAAGGTGTTCAACAACTGGGATGTTGTTGCGAAAGGATGGTATGTCGTTTGTAAAAGTAAGGACCTGAAAAAGGGAAAGGCCCTGCCGATCAAAATTTGTGGTCATGAGCTTGCTCTTTACCGAACTGAAAGTGGAAAGGCACACGCGCTGGACAAGTTTTGTCCTCATATGGGAATGAGTCTTGCGGAAGGAAAAGTTCAAGGTGAAAACCTCACTTGTATCTTCCACGAGTGGCAGTTCAATTCAGAAGGTAAGTGCGTTGATATTCCGTGTCTTAAAAAGAAAGTGGAAAATGGGAAGTCTGTTAACTCGTATCCAGTGGAAGAGAAGTATGGCTTTATCTGGGTATATTCAGATAAAGAAGCTTCTGGTCAGGTCTTTGAGATAGATGAATTGAAAGGGAAGGAAATCCTTTTCACTGATTTGAAACCTTTTCGTCGAATTGCTCACCCTCACATTACGATGATGAATTCAATTGATGAGCAGCACATGCGCTCAGTCCATAAACTGCCTCTTGATCTGGATGTTGCGATTCAGGAAGAGGGAACTCGCTTCAAGGTGACGTTCACAGGTAAGGTGTTAGATCAGTCACTTTCCGGAAAAATCCAGAAGTTTTTCCTTGGAGATAAATGGAAAAGTTCTGTTCTTTTTGTAGATGGTTGCCTTGGTTTATTGACCATCATGATTGATTTAAAATTATTCAAAAAGTTTCCGCTTCCTTGCGGTTATTTCATTTTTTCACAGACCTTCTCTCAGAAAGGCGAAACTGTGGTTTGGCCGATCATGGTGACAGAGAAGCGAAAGGGACTTCATGGATTCTTGTTTTCCTGGGCACTCATTCGTGTCCATAAAGTACTCATGTGGTTCCTGGCCTTCCAGGATGGGCGAGTGATTTATAAGAATCTTCGTTTTAATCACAGCGGGCTATTACCTGAAATTGACAATGCTTCTGCTCGCTGGATCTCATTTGTTAATCGCGTAATTAAGCCTTCGA
- a CDS encoding RND transporter family protein: MKKSFPDSSSLFQSVLLFVQKRAGLTVTFFAVLIAICAWGLKFTKLELDIYDVYDSHFQSSSDLFEMKEYYGDQAQVLVAFSFESIPKAGDVCKLLNWSRDLNRLEDIKNVTSLWSLRAPKMQDGKLWYPKTLNDPCVLDPHSEFQLSEVFKASFFRHLVSRSGSKDLVFDVSFTKTGANLKEIQSLMDHTDSFTKKEFKSAKVRYLGLATSRYYFRKIMQRDSIYSMLVLLVILIFMRAVYGTWKSGGYLILTLMGSGIILYGLMALLGMPIDILTNNLFLMTAVSGTADFIFVTQHQMTGNYHDSFKKLIRPSFFTSLTTIVGFLSLNTSDLSLIQRFGNGAAIGAAAEWLMLFLLLPAVLKVINKEKVWVNSQKGISGKWAQKIEEFSLPDWCLKLLMVLMVLSVPAFFFLNDQDSPVLNLPKDHVMRVGYEDFQKKFGWQGQVYLYFPTKPSIAEQESILSKIKASEMVTRVEDPEEMAQEWTKDFPPLKQELIRRELSMTPLWEKYYSSEDTLRIPLYLKEQDLHSLRKFRDEILPICQDQCRLAGQRVVYLEYGEKISRTMIESFAVSILLVVGILVYLLWTVNKLQHFWAVVLSSLMGPLVILTIISIFQIPVTLITSIFLAVMVGLAGDNAIQYMLTDDENLARGIEGRARASIMVTIVMILASSMFLLQTLKPMKILGTLFVLGFFINLVGDLFGLKGLLTRKADQ, from the coding sequence GTGAAAAAATCATTCCCTGATAGCTCATCGCTTTTCCAAAGTGTCCTCCTCTTTGTGCAAAAAAGAGCGGGCCTAACTGTTACCTTCTTTGCAGTTCTGATCGCTATTTGCGCCTGGGGACTTAAGTTCACAAAGCTCGAACTTGATATCTATGACGTCTATGATTCGCATTTTCAAAGTAGTTCAGATCTTTTCGAGATGAAGGAATATTACGGAGATCAGGCCCAGGTTCTGGTGGCCTTTAGCTTCGAGAGTATTCCGAAGGCGGGAGATGTTTGTAAGCTCCTGAATTGGAGCCGAGATTTAAATCGTCTGGAAGATATCAAAAACGTTACTTCTCTTTGGTCCCTCCGTGCGCCGAAAATGCAGGATGGGAAGCTTTGGTATCCAAAAACCCTAAATGATCCTTGTGTGCTTGATCCTCATTCTGAATTTCAACTTTCAGAAGTTTTTAAGGCCTCCTTCTTTCGTCACCTCGTTTCCCGAAGTGGGAGTAAGGATCTGGTCTTTGATGTGTCTTTTACAAAGACCGGGGCCAATCTCAAAGAGATTCAATCTTTAATGGATCACACGGATTCATTCACTAAAAAAGAATTCAAAAGTGCCAAGGTTCGATATCTAGGACTTGCGACTTCTCGATACTATTTTAGAAAAATCATGCAGAGAGATAGCATTTACAGCATGCTGGTTCTGCTCGTGATTTTAATTTTTATGCGCGCAGTGTACGGAACATGGAAGAGTGGGGGATACCTCATTCTGACTTTGATGGGCTCAGGCATAATCCTTTATGGATTAATGGCCTTGCTCGGAATGCCGATTGATATTCTCACAAATAATCTCTTTTTGATGACGGCAGTTTCGGGAACTGCAGACTTTATATTTGTAACTCAGCACCAGATGACTGGTAACTATCACGACAGTTTTAAGAAATTAATCAGACCTAGTTTTTTCACTTCGCTTACAACCATTGTTGGTTTTCTTTCTTTAAATACCTCAGACCTTTCTCTTATTCAGCGCTTTGGAAATGGGGCCGCTATTGGTGCAGCAGCGGAATGGCTGATGTTGTTTCTTTTGTTGCCTGCGGTTCTAAAAGTGATCAACAAAGAGAAAGTATGGGTCAATTCTCAGAAGGGCATTAGTGGGAAATGGGCCCAAAAGATTGAAGAATTTAGCCTGCCAGATTGGTGTTTAAAGCTCTTGATGGTTCTGATGGTGCTTTCAGTGCCCGCTTTCTTTTTCTTGAATGATCAGGATTCACCGGTGCTGAATCTTCCGAAAGATCATGTTATGCGTGTGGGATACGAGGATTTTCAGAAGAAATTTGGTTGGCAGGGTCAGGTCTATCTTTATTTTCCAACTAAGCCTTCGATTGCTGAACAAGAGTCTATTCTGAGCAAGATCAAAGCTTCTGAGATGGTGACTCGCGTAGAAGATCCAGAGGAAATGGCACAAGAGTGGACCAAGGATTTCCCACCTTTAAAGCAGGAACTTATTCGTCGGGAACTGAGTATGACGCCATTATGGGAAAAGTACTACTCAAGTGAAGACACTCTGAGAATTCCTCTCTACTTAAAAGAGCAGGATCTTCATTCACTCAGAAAATTTCGTGATGAGATTTTACCGATTTGTCAGGACCAATGTCGTCTGGCAGGTCAGCGAGTAGTGTATCTGGAGTATGGGGAAAAAATCTCTCGTACTATGATTGAAAGCTTTGCCGTAAGTATTTTACTGGTGGTTGGAATACTTGTGTATCTTCTCTGGACTGTGAACAAGCTTCAGCATTTCTGGGCAGTCGTCCTATCTTCCCTTATGGGACCATTAGTGATTCTTACCATCATAAGTATTTTTCAAATTCCTGTGACTCTCATTACCTCAATCTTCCTGGCGGTCATGGTGGGACTCGCCGGTGACAATGCCATTCAGTACATGCTGACGGATGATGAAAATCTAGCGAGAGGAATCGAAGGCCGCGCCCGTGCTAGTATCATGGTGACTATTGTAATGATCCTCGCGAGTTCCATGTTCCTGCTTCAGACACTTAAGCCGATGAAAATTTTGGGGACCCTCTTTGTTCTGGGCTTTTTTATTAACTTAGTCGGTGACCTTTTTGGTTTAAAGGGACTGCTGACTAGAAAAGCCGATCAATAG